In Deinococcus sonorensis KR-87, a single window of DNA contains:
- a CDS encoding NPCBM/NEW2 domain-containing protein yields MKKLAATLALSLLLAACGQQATSPAADDWAAQYAAHPSDPWMSTRLSALSLTPGVNTLYYETPTSATNGWGPIEVNRSNGGRAANDGHPLTVGGKVYAKGYGVHANSELRYDLTGTGAICTKFTVTVGVDDEVGNNGSVLFILETDNGDRLADSGILHGYDGAKTLSVSLIGRKTLTLRAFYAGDNTYYDHADWLNPQITCISSGTPDLSFSGDGRVELSGLDHFHQVLPVAGGKILALTSDREQGYLHQYLANGQPDLSFGKQGTTVLASGELAPRQMALTRDGKVVVHGLLKVDSQTYTNFLARYFLDGRVDTSFGTGGRVLQQPVTAGQIQLTDEFAPVVQANGKVIMPQHEYTGTTYPDLQQYLTLVRYQANGALDPSFGQGGHLIYPGDPDDAVHTPVFQQRDGGLLVEHHPTPTAATRLDRLTADGQPDLTFGTAGGVEVQVVPNQEASSADAIAEQPDGRLLVSGVARDVDGNVSCYMARYTARGQLDASFGSGGVTLLKVCGDPPTEAFRMHVQKDGRIVAAFSDHLIRVQANGQLDPTFGSGGTVQIDPYLSDLALQEDGKLLVTDDIVTRLPEAGYLYRLLP; encoded by the coding sequence ATGAAGAAGCTCGCCGCGACTCTTGCCCTCTCCCTGCTGCTGGCCGCCTGCGGTCAGCAAGCCACCTCACCCGCCGCGGACGATTGGGCTGCCCAGTACGCCGCCCACCCCTCCGACCCGTGGATGTCGACCCGGCTCTCCGCCTTGAGCCTGACGCCTGGGGTGAACACGCTCTACTACGAGACCCCCACCTCTGCCACCAACGGCTGGGGACCAATCGAAGTGAACCGCAGCAACGGTGGGCGCGCGGCAAACGACGGCCACCCACTCACCGTGGGCGGCAAGGTGTACGCCAAGGGGTACGGCGTGCACGCCAACTCGGAACTGCGCTATGACCTCACCGGCACCGGGGCCATCTGCACGAAGTTCACCGTGACGGTCGGCGTGGACGACGAAGTGGGCAACAACGGCTCGGTGCTCTTCATCCTTGAGACGGATAACGGCGACCGGCTGGCCGACAGCGGCATCCTGCACGGCTACGACGGCGCAAAGACCCTCAGCGTGAGCCTGATTGGCCGTAAGACCCTCACCCTGCGCGCGTTTTACGCTGGGGACAACACCTATTACGATCACGCGGACTGGCTCAATCCCCAGATCACGTGCATCTCCAGCGGCACGCCTGATCTCAGCTTCTCCGGGGACGGTCGCGTGGAGCTCTCGGGACTCGATCACTTCCATCAGGTGCTGCCCGTGGCGGGCGGCAAGATCCTGGCCCTCACCAGCGACCGTGAGCAGGGCTACCTGCATCAATATCTTGCGAACGGCCAGCCGGACCTCAGTTTTGGCAAGCAGGGCACCACCGTGCTGGCTTCGGGTGAACTCGCTCCCCGACAGATGGCGCTCACCCGGGATGGCAAGGTGGTCGTGCACGGCCTGCTGAAGGTGGACAGCCAGACGTACACGAACTTCCTCGCCCGCTACTTCCTGGACGGCCGCGTGGACACCAGCTTCGGGACTGGCGGGCGCGTCCTGCAGCAGCCGGTCACTGCTGGACAGATCCAACTCACTGATGAGTTTGCGCCCGTGGTGCAGGCAAACGGCAAGGTCATCATGCCCCAACATGAGTACACCGGCACCACCTACCCCGATCTTCAGCAGTACCTGACGCTCGTCCGGTATCAGGCGAATGGCGCCCTCGATCCCTCCTTCGGGCAGGGCGGTCACCTCATCTACCCCGGAGACCCCGACGATGCCGTTCATACGCCCGTCTTTCAGCAGCGTGACGGTGGCCTGCTGGTCGAGCACCACCCGACGCCGACGGCGGCGACTCGTCTGGATCGCCTGACGGCGGACGGTCAGCCAGACCTCACCTTCGGAACCGCGGGTGGCGTGGAGGTGCAGGTGGTGCCCAATCAGGAGGCGTCTTCGGCGGACGCGATCGCGGAACAACCGGACGGTCGCCTGCTGGTCTCGGGGGTGGCCAGAGACGTCGACGGGAACGTCTCGTGTTACATGGCCCGCTATACGGCACGCGGCCAGTTGGATGCCTCGTTTGGCAGCGGCGGCGTGACGCTTCTGAAGGTGTGTGGGGATCCTCCGACTGAGGCGTTTCGGATGCACGTTCAGAAGGATGGCCGGATCGTGGCGGCCTTCTCGGACCATCTGATCCGGGTGCAGGCGAATGGGCAGCTGGATCCCACGTTCGGATCGGGGGGCACCGTCCAGATTGATCCCTACCTCTCGGACCTCGCTCTGCAGGAGGACGGCAAACTGCTCGTTACTGACGACATCGTGACCAGGCTACCGGAGGCGGGCTACCTGTACCGACTCCTGCCGTAA
- a CDS encoding NPCBM/NEW2 domain-containing protein, with protein sequence MKKLTGTLALSLLLAACGQQAASPTDPYAAEYAAHPSQPWTSSALSALSLTPGTNTLGYEKPTYASSGWGPIEVNRSNGGRQQLDGNPLTIGGQVYAKGYGVHSTSELRYSLAGAGATCTSFTATVGIDDEVGTKGSVVFEVWADGVKLADSGVVRGSDGPKTLTADLTGKSNLRLVVTDAGDGNFYDHADWVNPTISCQALTQPHLTLDTASLELYHLHGTALKAHLTGFPAGPVSLRLVYRVSPTYPNLTVSPLDLQTPLVAGNGDAQLQLFATRLTAGDPHPQYDLLEQDYTVVASQNGRDLAHAPLHVTEKPLKLTATLSGLPAVVPNGTLVDAVLSMTVDPPVQAPIADLGLADDELHNMVAENLGEAYGDGRVTKRHVRFYAQAPGPEMPVARAEFRIQGFLPGGTDLYNRFGAYFTRIGVSINVTF encoded by the coding sequence ATGAAGAAGCTCACCGGTACCCTCGCCCTCTCCCTGCTGCTCGCTGCCTGCGGTCAGCAGGCCGCATCGCCCACTGACCCGTACGCCGCCGAGTATGCCGCCCACCCCTCCCAGCCGTGGACGTCCAGCGCCCTCTCGGCCCTCAGCCTGACGCCCGGCACCAATACCCTGGGCTACGAAAAGCCCACGTACGCCAGCAGCGGCTGGGGACCGATTGAAGTCAACCGCAGCAATGGCGGTCGGCAGCAGCTGGACGGGAATCCCCTGACCATTGGCGGGCAGGTCTATGCCAAAGGCTACGGCGTGCACTCCACCTCGGAACTCCGCTACAGCCTGGCCGGCGCAGGGGCGACCTGCACCAGCTTCACCGCGACGGTGGGCATTGACGACGAGGTTGGCACCAAGGGCTCGGTGGTGTTCGAGGTCTGGGCCGATGGCGTGAAGCTGGCCGACAGTGGAGTGGTCCGCGGGAGTGACGGCCCGAAGACCCTCACGGCCGACCTGACCGGGAAGTCGAACTTGCGCCTGGTGGTGACGGACGCCGGGGACGGAAACTTCTACGATCACGCCGACTGGGTGAACCCCACCATCTCCTGCCAGGCCCTCACCCAACCGCACCTCACCCTGGACACGGCCAGCCTGGAGCTGTATCACCTGCACGGAACAGCCCTGAAGGCCCATCTGACCGGTTTCCCCGCCGGCCCTGTGAGTCTCCGGCTGGTGTACCGCGTCTCCCCCACGTACCCGAATCTCACCGTGTCGCCGCTGGACCTGCAGACGCCTCTGGTGGCTGGCAACGGCGACGCCCAACTCCAGCTGTTTGCGACTCGGCTCACGGCAGGCGACCCCCATCCCCAGTACGATCTGCTGGAACAGGACTACACCGTGGTGGCCAGTCAGAACGGGCGCGACCTTGCCCACGCGCCGCTGCATGTCACAGAGAAACCGCTGAAGCTGACGGCGACGTTGAGTGGCCTTCCGGCGGTGGTACCCAACGGCACCTTGGTGGATGCTGTGCTGTCCATGACCGTTGATCCACCCGTGCAGGCGCCGATCGCAGACCTGGGTCTGGCGGACGATGAACTGCATAATATGGTCGCAGAGAATCTGGGCGAAGCCTACGGGGATGGCCGCGTCACGAAACGCCATGTGCGCTTCTACGCGCAGGCGCCGGGACCGGAGATGCCCGTCGCACGGGCTGAATTCCGTATTCAGGGCTTTCTCCCTGGCGGCACAGATCTTTATAACCGGTTCGGCGCTTACTTCACCAGAATTGGGGTCTCGATCAACGTAACCTTTTGA